From the genome of Pseudomonadota bacterium, one region includes:
- a CDS encoding TonB-dependent receptor, translating into MLSCECFSIGSVMRIRVFLLVLLFSMLSATVASFAEGGQVTVSVRSAKGVVISGATVRLQDRAKKRPPLSLSSDGQGTARFEGVSPGDYMVEIAHPDYENDVGTVTVSPVTPASYEAALDPKGKEMVIKVRADRLLIDTRKATGNSQAGASRAINQQKGSTTVQDVASTTAGIQSDSLGQFHARGEHKGVSVAVDGVSVPVTTEDATSQLIDPRFLESMDIQTGFFDTSVGGQLGAVVNVSTKEGGEKPYVEFVPRAGTYGTVEGLLRAGGSSKSGDLTWFVGTAYGATDNKLEPVSSVGQTLNNRGADTSALVRVSKKTETDTLGLTLSYSNGRYGVSQTPQNFAAGVRQQQNNVSMLGVLSWKRAMADNADFLFGLSYLKSRVRVTNNGVFTPFTTISDALSPELAANGQPADPENPGAPYLPSTTLDIVQVQPSVEFDFRIAPEHTFKMGAAADFMHSRQVVDVIDAGGGGQLPNPSADPVAPTRFTADVSRPGVMGGAWFSHTFPVKDFAVVNWGVRADGFDNGAGLRTGAVGPRVNVVIPASDTAALRFSYSNLFQAPPLEIDPTGSTTVFPQRSNVYEASYEFQPAKLMSGRVALVYKDFHNQVDVGLLIPNATIPIFAPVNFERAFYKGVEVSLSTQNPLGWNGFLSSTVGLSRPTAPGPFSDELPHYNDHDQRVQVTGGASYAWKNGWSASVDALYASGYPLEFVPLYNAVGIDPFGLVGSRHSRFITNLRIGFVPRGADGKPIHGLSYGISVQNLFDNRSVLNFLSEFSGTRWVQGRRILLNGTFRF; encoded by the coding sequence GTGCTGTCTTGCGAGTGCTTCAGCATCGGGAGCGTCATGCGCATCAGGGTCTTTCTTCTCGTCTTGTTGTTCTCCATGTTGTCTGCCACCGTCGCGTCTTTCGCGGAAGGCGGCCAGGTAACCGTTTCGGTGCGATCTGCCAAGGGTGTGGTCATCTCCGGCGCCACGGTCCGCCTCCAGGATCGCGCGAAGAAGCGTCCGCCGCTGTCTCTCTCGTCTGACGGGCAGGGAACGGCTCGCTTCGAAGGTGTCTCGCCCGGCGACTACATGGTCGAGATAGCGCATCCCGACTACGAGAACGATGTCGGCACGGTCACGGTATCGCCTGTCACACCTGCGTCCTACGAAGCCGCGCTCGATCCCAAGGGCAAGGAGATGGTCATCAAGGTGCGGGCAGATCGTCTCTTGATCGACACCCGCAAAGCCACCGGCAACAGCCAGGCGGGCGCGTCTCGAGCCATCAACCAGCAGAAGGGGAGCACGACGGTTCAAGACGTGGCATCCACCACCGCCGGCATCCAGTCCGACTCGCTGGGCCAGTTCCATGCGCGCGGCGAGCACAAGGGGGTGAGCGTTGCGGTCGACGGTGTGAGCGTGCCCGTCACCACCGAAGACGCCACCAGCCAGCTCATCGATCCCCGCTTCCTCGAGTCCATGGACATCCAGACCGGGTTCTTCGATACCAGCGTGGGGGGGCAGCTGGGGGCCGTGGTGAACGTGTCGACGAAGGAAGGTGGCGAGAAGCCGTACGTCGAGTTCGTTCCCCGCGCGGGAACCTACGGCACGGTGGAGGGTCTGCTGCGCGCGGGCGGCTCGAGCAAGAGCGGCGATCTCACCTGGTTTGTCGGAACCGCCTACGGCGCCACCGACAACAAGCTCGAGCCCGTGTCATCTGTGGGGCAGACGCTGAACAACCGCGGCGCCGACACGAGCGCGCTGGTGCGGGTCTCGAAGAAGACCGAGACCGACACCCTGGGGCTGACCCTGTCGTACTCGAACGGCCGCTATGGCGTGTCACAGACCCCCCAGAACTTCGCCGCGGGCGTTCGCCAGCAGCAGAACAACGTGAGCATGCTGGGGGTCCTCTCCTGGAAGCGGGCCATGGCCGACAACGCCGACTTCCTCTTCGGCCTCTCGTATCTCAAGAGCCGCGTGAGGGTCACCAACAACGGGGTCTTCACCCCGTTCACCACCATCTCGGATGCGCTCAGCCCGGAGCTTGCGGCCAATGGCCAGCCGGCCGACCCTGAGAACCCCGGAGCCCCCTACCTGCCCAGCACGACCCTCGACATCGTGCAGGTGCAGCCTTCGGTGGAGTTCGACTTTCGCATCGCCCCCGAGCATACGTTCAAGATGGGTGCTGCAGCCGACTTCATGCACTCCCGTCAGGTGGTCGACGTCATTGACGCGGGTGGCGGTGGGCAGCTCCCGAATCCCAGCGCAGACCCGGTGGCCCCCACGCGCTTCACAGCCGACGTCTCGCGACCGGGCGTCATGGGCGGTGCGTGGTTCTCCCACACCTTTCCGGTGAAGGACTTCGCCGTCGTCAACTGGGGGGTGCGCGCCGATGGGTTCGACAATGGCGCGGGTCTGCGCACGGGTGCGGTGGGGCCTCGTGTCAACGTGGTCATCCCGGCCTCCGACACCGCTGCGCTCCGCTTCTCGTACAGCAATCTCTTCCAGGCGCCTCCCCTCGAGATCGACCCCACGGGCAGCACAACGGTGTTCCCGCAGCGGTCGAACGTGTATGAGGCGAGCTATGAGTTTCAGCCGGCAAAGTTGATGAGCGGACGTGTGGCGCTGGTCTACAAGGACTTCCACAACCAGGTCGACGTGGGGTTGCTCATCCCCAACGCCACAATTCCCATCTTCGCCCCGGTGAACTTCGAACGGGCGTTCTACAAAGGGGTCGAGGTTTCGCTGAGCACCCAGAACCCCCTCGGCTGGAACGGCTTCCTCTCGAGCACGGTGGGGCTGTCGCGCCCCACCGCCCCCGGCCCGTTCAGTGATGAGCTGCCCCACTACAACGATCACGATCAGCGGGTGCAGGTCACGGGGGGCGCTTCGTACGCCTGGAAGAATGGCTGGTCGGCCTCGGTCGACGCCCTCTACGCCAGCGGCTATCCCCTCGAGTTCGTGCCCCTCTACAATGCAGTGGGCATCGATCCGTTCGGGCTGGTGGGGAGCCGTCACAGCCGCTTCATCACCAATCTGCGCATCGGCTTCGTGCCTCGCGGCGCCGATGGGAAGCCCATTCACGGGCTGTCGTATGGGATCTCTGTGCAGAACCTGTTCGATAACCGATCGGTTCTCAACTTCCTGAGCGAGTTCTCCGGCACCCGATGGGTGCAGGGGAGGCGCATCCTGCTGAACGGCACCTTCCGCTTCTGA